A DNA window from Candidatus Bathyarchaeota archaeon contains the following coding sequences:
- a CDS encoding NTPase: MVRFFFLTGKPGIGKTSLALNVAQSVKESGYKIGGMVSREVRENEARIGFEIQDLKTGEKGWLAHKKLIRGPRLGKYFVNLGDLENIGVRAILDALDDQDIDLLVVDEIGPMELLSKVFIDAIMKVLDFNKLVLGTIHYKANHFLINRIKSSENSKIIIVTLENRNLILQNSCNDIL, encoded by the coding sequence TTGGTTCGATTCTTTTTTTTGACAGGTAAACCTGGAATTGGTAAAACATCATTAGCTTTGAATGTTGCTCAGTCAGTGAAGGAGTCAGGATATAAAATTGGCGGTATGGTTAGTAGAGAAGTTAGAGAAAATGAAGCTAGAATAGGATTCGAGATTCAAGATTTGAAAACAGGAGAGAAGGGATGGCTAGCGCATAAGAAATTGATAAGAGGTCCTAGATTAGGGAAATATTTTGTTAATCTAGGTGATTTAGAAAATATAGGAGTTAGGGCAATTTTGGATGCTTTAGATGATCAAGACATTGATCTACTAGTCGTAGATGAAATCGGACCTATGGAACTGCTAAGTAAAGTTTTCATAGATGCCATAATGAAGGTATTGGATTTTAACAAACTCGTGTTGGGTACAATACATTATAAAGCCAATCATTTTTTAATAAATAGAATAAAATCATCAGAAAATTCAAAAATTATTATAGTGACATTAGAAAATCGTAATCTAATCTTACAGAATTCATGTAACGATATTTTG